The following are encoded together in the Syngnathus scovelli strain Florida chromosome 12, RoL_Ssco_1.2, whole genome shotgun sequence genome:
- the gfral gene encoding GDNF family receptor alpha-like isoform X1, with translation MYATCPIMDLRGKARKGLLYIFYLYCARCRLSVNAFVLNVGVYLRFQKKRQQQQLKAVLYLSATMQRKHMHAAVFLGLLVPHVCILASVTTHSDCATCISLLSEKQKMLFISLCEGCQIKESEMCNLTTQAVLDKFADLQGCVCSWEEDLLAQCKSKPAPHKRSMPADWQSSSFREFEDAARSCTHQIRFCLSDSMCNKHLAPVLQTCMEAQCDHDSCGQEMRRFYNSVPYDLAERLVMCECDPPDASCLQIKAAIHGNTCGDQLWICQEAVRRCLEEQHCRELLTSFQNKCWTSEESSCSEVTLQSECLHLMNPALILGGELDCRKAFVATLGTTLHHPCTCEQVHGADLYTCGMIHDVLHNRSHFNTHWMRDNGPSTPPPISESDEGHSGLSGYLLYSCAATLLVGILVVTVGVFLKRRVVRRNETPDKSRFQPLQKSQRETEVYPSCVRVRGAVHSGLIIHLSLPTLAHRDNHSRLQAI, from the exons ATGTATGCTACTTGCCCTATCATGGATTTGAGGGGGAAGGCCCGGAAGGGattactatatattttttatttatattgtgcAAGGTGCAGGCTCTCTGTAAATGCATTTGTACTCAATGTGGGCGTGTATCTTAGGTTTCAGAAAAAaaggcagcaacagcagcttAAAGCAGTGCTGTATTTGTCAGCCACCATGCAGAGAAAACACATGCATGCTGCTGTCTTTCTTG GACTTCTCGTTCCTCATGTTTGCATCCTTGCCAGCGTCACTACACACTCCGACTGTGCGACATGCATTTCACTTTTAAGTGAAAAGCAGAAAATGCTTTTCATCAGCCTGTGTGAGG GATGCCAAATAAAAGAGTCAGAGATGTGTAACCTGACAACCCAAGCTGTATTAGACAAATTTGCTGACCTGCAAGGGTGTGTGTGCTCCTGGGAGGAAGACCTGCTGGCACAATGCAAGTCAAAGCCAG ctccacacaAGAGAAGCATGCCGGCTGACTGGCAGTCAAGCAGTTTCAGAGAATTTG AGGATGCTGCTCGATCATGCACGCATCAAATAAGATTTTGCTTGAGTGACTCCATGTGCAACAAGCATTTGGCACCTGTCCTTCAGACTTGCATGGAGGCTCAGTGTGACCATGACAGCTGTGGGCAAGAAATGCGACGTTTCTACAATAGTGTGCCGTACGACTTAGCCGAGAGGCTGGTTATGTGCGAGTGTGATCCGCCAGATGCAAGCTGCCTACAAATTAAAGCGGCAATACATGGCAACACTTGTGGGGACCAACTTTGGATCTGTCAGGAGGCTGTGAGACGCTGTTTGGAAGAGCAGCATTGCAG AGAATTGCTAACAAGTTTTCAAAATAAGTGCTGGACCTCTGAGGAGTCTTCTTGCAGTGAGGTTACTCTTCAAAGTGAATGTTTGCACCTCATGAATCCAGCGCTCATTCTTGGAGGAGAGTTGGACTGCAGAAAAGCCTTTGTGGCCACGCTGGGCACGACACTGCACCATCCGTGCACGTGCGAACAAGTACATGGTGCCGATCTCTACACATGCGGCATGATTCATGATGTGCTACACAACAGATCACACTTCA aCACCCACTGGATGAGGGATAATGGTCCCTCTACTCCTCCTCCAATCAGTGAATCTGATGAAGGTCACAGCGGGCTATCTG GTTATCTACTTTATAGCTGTGCAGCTACACTGCTTGTCGGAATTCTTGTGGTGACTGTGGGTGTTTTTCTTAAAAGACG GGTGGTGAGAAGAAACGAGACGCCAGACAAAAGCAGATTCCAGCCTCTTCAAAAAA GTCAAAGGGAAACTGAAGTCTATCCCAGCTGTGTTAGGGTGAGAGGTGCAGTACACTCTGGACTGATCATTCATCTGTCACTCCCAACACTGGCACATAGAGACAACCATTCACGCCTCCAGGCAATTTAG
- the hcrtr2 gene encoding orexin receptor type 2 isoform X2 encodes MRTVTNYFIVNLSFADVLVTIICLPASLVVDITETWFFGQTLCKVVPYLQTISVSVSVLTLSCIAQDRWYAICHPLMFKSTAKRACKSIVIIWMVSCIIMIPQAIVMESSSLVPALQNKTSLFTVCDEHWEAEIYPKVYHSCFFIVTYFAPLCLMLLAYIQICHKLWCQQIPGSTSMLQRKWKTMQCSAAAAGPGESVRVKTSTVCAEIKQIRARRKTARMLIVVLFVFALCYLPISVLNVMKRVFGTFKNTSDRETVYAWFTFSHWLIYANSALNPIIYNFLSGKFREEFKAAFSCHCHGQGQERPKRISTRMSTDSRKSLSTNIHNMDNVSHISELVLARE; translated from the exons ATGCGTACTGTGACCAACTATTTCATAGTGAATCTCTCATTCGCTGATGTCTTGGTGACCATCATCTGCCTTCCTGCAAGTCTCGTAGTTGACATCACGGAGACATGGTTCTTTGGACAGACGCTTTGCAAAGTTGTGCCCTATCTGCAG ACTATCTCCGTCTCGGTGTCAGTCCTGACACTGAGCTGCATTGCGCAAGACCGCTGGTACGCCATCTGCCACCCACTGATGTTCAAAAGCACAGCCAAGAGAGCTTGCAAGAGCATTGTTATCATCTGGATGGTGTCATGCATCATCATGATACCTCAAGCCATCGTGATGGAGAGCAGCAGTCTGGTGCCAGCTCTCCAAAACAAAACTAGTTTGTTCACCGTGTGCGATGAACACTGGGAAG CTGAGATCTACCCCAAGGTGTATCACAGCTGTTTTTTCATTGTCACATACTTTGCACCATTGTGTCTCATGTTGCTGGCCTACATCCAGATCTGTCACAAGTTGTGGTGTCAACAG ATTCCTGGCAGCACGTCAATGCTGCAGAGGAAGTGGAAGACCATGCAGTGCTCAGCGGCAGCTGCAGGGCCAGGAGAGTCCGTGCGGGTCAAGACTAGTACCGTCTGTGCTGAGATCAAACAGATCCGGGCGCGGCGCAAAACGGCTCGTATGCTCATAGTGGTGCTCTTTGTGTTTGCCCTGTGCTACCTGCCAATCAGCGTACTCAATGTGATGAAAAG AGTCTTTGGGACCTTCAAGAACACGAGTGACCGAGAGACAGTGTATGCTTGGTTTACTTTCTCACACTGGCTCATATATGCCAATAGCGCACTCAATCCCATCATCTACAATTTCCTCAGTG GGAAGTTCCGTGAGGAGTTCAAAGCAGCTTTTTCTTGCCATTGTCACGGTCAAGGCCAAGAGAGACCGAAGAGAATAAGCACCCGAATGAGCACCGACAGTCGAAAGTCGCTTTCCACTAACATTCACAACATGGACAATGTGTCACACATATCAGaactagtgttggctcgtgagtga
- the gfral gene encoding GDNF family receptor alpha-like isoform X2, translated as MYATCPIMDLRGKARKGLLYIFYLYCARCRLSVNAFVLNVGVYLRFQKKRQQQQLKAVLYLSATMQRKHMHAAVFLGLLVPHVCILASVTTHSDCATCISLLSEKQKMLFISLCEGCQIKESEMCNLTTQAVLDKFADLQGCVCSWEEDLLAQCKSKPEDAARSCTHQIRFCLSDSMCNKHLAPVLQTCMEAQCDHDSCGQEMRRFYNSVPYDLAERLVMCECDPPDASCLQIKAAIHGNTCGDQLWICQEAVRRCLEEQHCRELLTSFQNKCWTSEESSCSEVTLQSECLHLMNPALILGGELDCRKAFVATLGTTLHHPCTCEQVHGADLYTCGMIHDVLHNRSHFNTHWMRDNGPSTPPPISESDEGHSGLSGYLLYSCAATLLVGILVVTVGVFLKRRVVRRNETPDKSRFQPLQKSQRETEVYPSCVRVRGAVHSGLIIHLSLPTLAHRDNHSRLQAI; from the exons ATGTATGCTACTTGCCCTATCATGGATTTGAGGGGGAAGGCCCGGAAGGGattactatatattttttatttatattgtgcAAGGTGCAGGCTCTCTGTAAATGCATTTGTACTCAATGTGGGCGTGTATCTTAGGTTTCAGAAAAAaaggcagcaacagcagcttAAAGCAGTGCTGTATTTGTCAGCCACCATGCAGAGAAAACACATGCATGCTGCTGTCTTTCTTG GACTTCTCGTTCCTCATGTTTGCATCCTTGCCAGCGTCACTACACACTCCGACTGTGCGACATGCATTTCACTTTTAAGTGAAAAGCAGAAAATGCTTTTCATCAGCCTGTGTGAGG GATGCCAAATAAAAGAGTCAGAGATGTGTAACCTGACAACCCAAGCTGTATTAGACAAATTTGCTGACCTGCAAGGGTGTGTGTGCTCCTGGGAGGAAGACCTGCTGGCACAATGCAAGTCAAAGCCAG AGGATGCTGCTCGATCATGCACGCATCAAATAAGATTTTGCTTGAGTGACTCCATGTGCAACAAGCATTTGGCACCTGTCCTTCAGACTTGCATGGAGGCTCAGTGTGACCATGACAGCTGTGGGCAAGAAATGCGACGTTTCTACAATAGTGTGCCGTACGACTTAGCCGAGAGGCTGGTTATGTGCGAGTGTGATCCGCCAGATGCAAGCTGCCTACAAATTAAAGCGGCAATACATGGCAACACTTGTGGGGACCAACTTTGGATCTGTCAGGAGGCTGTGAGACGCTGTTTGGAAGAGCAGCATTGCAG AGAATTGCTAACAAGTTTTCAAAATAAGTGCTGGACCTCTGAGGAGTCTTCTTGCAGTGAGGTTACTCTTCAAAGTGAATGTTTGCACCTCATGAATCCAGCGCTCATTCTTGGAGGAGAGTTGGACTGCAGAAAAGCCTTTGTGGCCACGCTGGGCACGACACTGCACCATCCGTGCACGTGCGAACAAGTACATGGTGCCGATCTCTACACATGCGGCATGATTCATGATGTGCTACACAACAGATCACACTTCA aCACCCACTGGATGAGGGATAATGGTCCCTCTACTCCTCCTCCAATCAGTGAATCTGATGAAGGTCACAGCGGGCTATCTG GTTATCTACTTTATAGCTGTGCAGCTACACTGCTTGTCGGAATTCTTGTGGTGACTGTGGGTGTTTTTCTTAAAAGACG GGTGGTGAGAAGAAACGAGACGCCAGACAAAAGCAGATTCCAGCCTCTTCAAAAAA GTCAAAGGGAAACTGAAGTCTATCCCAGCTGTGTTAGGGTGAGAGGTGCAGTACACTCTGGACTGATCATTCATCTGTCACTCCCAACACTGGCACATAGAGACAACCATTCACGCCTCCAGGCAATTTAG
- the gfral gene encoding GDNF family receptor alpha-like isoform X3, whose amino-acid sequence MLFISLCEGCQIKESEMCNLTTQAVLDKFADLQGCVCSWEEDLLAQCKSKPAPHKRSMPADWQSSSFREFEDAARSCTHQIRFCLSDSMCNKHLAPVLQTCMEAQCDHDSCGQEMRRFYNSVPYDLAERLVMCECDPPDASCLQIKAAIHGNTCGDQLWICQEAVRRCLEEQHCRELLTSFQNKCWTSEESSCSEVTLQSECLHLMNPALILGGELDCRKAFVATLGTTLHHPCTCEQVHGADLYTCGMIHDVLHNRSHFNTHWMRDNGPSTPPPISESDEGHSGLSGYLLYSCAATLLVGILVVTVGVFLKRRVVRRNETPDKSRFQPLQKSQRETEVYPSCVRVRGAVHSGLIIHLSLPTLAHRDNHSRLQAI is encoded by the exons ATGCTTTTCATCAGCCTGTGTGAGG GATGCCAAATAAAAGAGTCAGAGATGTGTAACCTGACAACCCAAGCTGTATTAGACAAATTTGCTGACCTGCAAGGGTGTGTGTGCTCCTGGGAGGAAGACCTGCTGGCACAATGCAAGTCAAAGCCAG ctccacacaAGAGAAGCATGCCGGCTGACTGGCAGTCAAGCAGTTTCAGAGAATTTG AGGATGCTGCTCGATCATGCACGCATCAAATAAGATTTTGCTTGAGTGACTCCATGTGCAACAAGCATTTGGCACCTGTCCTTCAGACTTGCATGGAGGCTCAGTGTGACCATGACAGCTGTGGGCAAGAAATGCGACGTTTCTACAATAGTGTGCCGTACGACTTAGCCGAGAGGCTGGTTATGTGCGAGTGTGATCCGCCAGATGCAAGCTGCCTACAAATTAAAGCGGCAATACATGGCAACACTTGTGGGGACCAACTTTGGATCTGTCAGGAGGCTGTGAGACGCTGTTTGGAAGAGCAGCATTGCAG AGAATTGCTAACAAGTTTTCAAAATAAGTGCTGGACCTCTGAGGAGTCTTCTTGCAGTGAGGTTACTCTTCAAAGTGAATGTTTGCACCTCATGAATCCAGCGCTCATTCTTGGAGGAGAGTTGGACTGCAGAAAAGCCTTTGTGGCCACGCTGGGCACGACACTGCACCATCCGTGCACGTGCGAACAAGTACATGGTGCCGATCTCTACACATGCGGCATGATTCATGATGTGCTACACAACAGATCACACTTCA aCACCCACTGGATGAGGGATAATGGTCCCTCTACTCCTCCTCCAATCAGTGAATCTGATGAAGGTCACAGCGGGCTATCTG GTTATCTACTTTATAGCTGTGCAGCTACACTGCTTGTCGGAATTCTTGTGGTGACTGTGGGTGTTTTTCTTAAAAGACG GGTGGTGAGAAGAAACGAGACGCCAGACAAAAGCAGATTCCAGCCTCTTCAAAAAA GTCAAAGGGAAACTGAAGTCTATCCCAGCTGTGTTAGGGTGAGAGGTGCAGTACACTCTGGACTGATCATTCATCTGTCACTCCCAACACTGGCACATAGAGACAACCATTCACGCCTCCAGGCAATTTAG